The Fictibacillus arsenicus genome contains a region encoding:
- a CDS encoding helix-turn-helix transcriptional regulator codes for MRADRLISILLLLQNHEKMTTKALAEELEVTERTIHRDMEALSAAGIPVLAERGKHGGWRLVDQYRTKLTGLKDNELKTLFLSPSFQLLSDLGFTKDWKEARQKLLASLPNSLQSQADDMWNRVHIDTDTWRQSSQELTALSTLQQAIWEERKIKMGYEKANKETSERIVEPLGLVAKGRTWYLIALSNGDLRNFRVSRIKSAEMTDESFTRPQGFKLAEYWNQSKQSFVQNLPAFEVDVEVSPSILSRLMFTGRFVQVLNTGTSNENGWFPVKLSFDTEQEAKAYILGFGDQIRINQPVSLIESIKNMAESVLTLYK; via the coding sequence ATGCGAGCAGACCGATTAATCAGTATCTTATTACTGCTGCAAAATCATGAAAAGATGACAACGAAAGCATTAGCCGAAGAATTAGAAGTAACAGAACGGACCATCCACCGTGATATGGAAGCGTTGAGTGCCGCAGGAATTCCGGTACTGGCCGAGCGCGGAAAACATGGCGGGTGGCGGCTGGTTGATCAATACAGAACAAAACTAACAGGATTAAAAGACAACGAGCTAAAAACATTGTTTCTTTCCCCTTCTTTTCAACTGCTTAGTGATCTTGGCTTCACAAAGGACTGGAAGGAAGCTCGGCAAAAGCTTTTGGCATCACTTCCGAACTCTCTTCAATCACAAGCAGATGATATGTGGAACCGCGTCCATATCGATACAGATACTTGGAGACAGTCCAGCCAAGAACTTACCGCACTAAGCACTTTGCAGCAAGCAATCTGGGAAGAAAGAAAAATAAAGATGGGATACGAAAAAGCAAATAAAGAAACGTCAGAGAGAATCGTTGAACCATTGGGACTGGTCGCAAAAGGACGAACGTGGTATCTGATTGCTCTTTCAAACGGTGACCTCAGAAACTTTAGAGTATCTCGGATTAAATCTGCCGAAATGACTGACGAGTCATTTACAAGACCACAAGGATTTAAACTTGCTGAGTATTGGAATCAGTCCAAACAAAGCTTTGTTCAAAATCTTCCTGCTTTTGAAGTGGATGTTGAAGTATCTCCTTCTATCCTTTCTCGTTTAATGTTTACTGGCCGATTTGTTCAGGTTCTAAACACGGGAACATCAAATGAGAATGGATGGTTTCCTGTTAAACTTTCCTTTGATACCGAACAAGAAGCGAAGGCATATATTTTAGGGTTCGGCGATCAAATCAGGATCAATCAACCCGTTTCTTTAATAGAGTCAATTAAAAATATGGCGGAGTCTGTGCTCACCCTATACAAATAA
- a CDS encoding SDR family oxidoreductase codes for MKPLEGKVALVAGGTRGAGRGIAMELGVAGATVYISGRTTRKEISEYGRPETIEGTADLVNELGGIGIPVQTDHLVPEQVKALIEKIEKEQGRLDILVNDIWGGENLIEWETPVWEHSLEKGLRMLRLAVDTHLITSHYALPLLIKNKGGLVVEMTDGTKEYNDKNYRVSMFYDLAKSSVNRMAKALSHELSSYKCTAVSVSPGWMRSEIMLEVFGVTEENWREGIEKDPHFAISETPRFVGRAVAAIAGDEDRHVLNGQSFSSGELAKKYNFYDLDGSQPDCFRYLEEVVETGKPADIKGYK; via the coding sequence TTGAAACCACTAGAAGGAAAAGTAGCACTTGTAGCTGGCGGAACAAGAGGAGCTGGACGCGGTATCGCGATGGAGTTAGGAGTTGCAGGAGCAACCGTATATATTTCGGGAAGAACAACACGTAAAGAAATATCTGAATACGGAAGACCTGAAACAATCGAAGGAACAGCCGATCTCGTAAACGAATTAGGGGGTATCGGAATTCCGGTGCAAACAGACCATCTAGTACCAGAGCAGGTTAAAGCATTGATCGAAAAGATTGAAAAAGAACAAGGCAGACTAGACATCCTTGTCAATGATATATGGGGTGGAGAAAATTTGATCGAGTGGGAAACACCCGTTTGGGAACATTCACTCGAAAAAGGGTTGCGAATGCTTCGTCTCGCTGTTGATACGCATCTTATAACCAGCCATTACGCACTTCCGTTATTAATTAAAAATAAAGGCGGACTGGTGGTTGAGATGACGGACGGAACAAAAGAATACAATGATAAAAATTACCGGGTATCCATGTTTTATGATCTTGCTAAAAGTTCGGTAAACCGGATGGCAAAAGCTTTGTCTCATGAACTTTCATCTTATAAATGCACAGCGGTTTCGGTATCGCCAGGCTGGATGCGGTCAGAAATCATGCTTGAGGTATTTGGTGTAACCGAGGAAAATTGGCGGGAAGGAATAGAAAAAGACCCGCACTTTGCAATCTCTGAAACACCTCGGTTTGTTGGAAGAGCAGTGGCAGCAATAGCAGGGGATGAAGATCGTCATGTATTGAATGGTCAATCCTTTTCTAGCGGAGAACTTGCAAAAAAATACAACTTTTATGATTTGGATGGTTCACAGCCAGATTGTTTTCGTTATTTGGAGGAAGTAGTGGAAACGGGAAAACCAGCAGATATAAAAGGGTACAAATAA
- a CDS encoding cupin, which yields MKIFDFSKEVGKHITRFDSDFVMSHIMVTDKPANIGCMHLDKDGIIGYHQAVVPQLLLVVSGEGFVRGEDEAIYPIKAGEAAFWVKDEFHETTTKTGLTAIVIESEKLDPASFMTEKKLTDCSS from the coding sequence ATGAAAATTTTTGATTTTAGTAAAGAGGTCGGCAAACACATTACGAGATTTGATTCTGATTTTGTGATGTCTCACATTATGGTAACGGATAAGCCCGCAAATATTGGGTGCATGCATCTTGATAAAGATGGCATCATCGGCTATCACCAGGCTGTTGTTCCTCAGCTGCTTCTTGTTGTTAGCGGCGAAGGTTTTGTCCGTGGTGAGGATGAGGCAATCTATCCTATCAAAGCCGGGGAAGCTGCATTTTGGGTAAAAGATGAATTCCATGAAACTACCACAAAAACCGGATTGACTGCTATTGTGATTGAAAGTGAGAAACTAGATCCTGCTTCGTTTATGACAGAGAAAAAATTAACGGATTGTTCATCATGA
- a CDS encoding alpha/beta fold hydrolase, which yields MICSVSKGTIFYQVVGDGFPVVILHSMGSDHRSMMAWLEPIFKSNQKYKRIYVDLPAHGQSTITKDMNSSSDMLINLLEFIDEVIPDMDFVLIGTSFGGYLAQGIMHKRPHQIKGICLLVPALHIKNRVTPEKVVLTKDEELLNQLEPDIRTAFQTLMVHQDKKHLKFFLEEIQPGRLLANRDFLLSNWREHGYFFTEEPFSNGDSFPQPALIISGKQDSICSYREPFMLLEKFQHASFIILDQAGHMLQIEKREMVQELVKEWLFRVNEYTNNQPGKNTKTAEQ from the coding sequence ATGATTTGTTCTGTTTCAAAAGGAACCATTTTCTATCAAGTAGTCGGAGATGGCTTTCCTGTTGTTATCTTACATAGTATGGGGTCAGATCACCGCTCCATGATGGCATGGCTTGAACCTATCTTTAAAAGTAATCAAAAATATAAGAGAATTTATGTAGATTTACCTGCCCACGGGCAGAGCACGATTACGAAAGACATGAATTCATCGAGCGATATGCTTATAAATCTATTAGAATTTATTGACGAAGTAATTCCTGATATGGACTTCGTTTTAATTGGCACCTCTTTTGGCGGTTATCTTGCTCAAGGAATTATGCATAAAAGACCGCATCAGATCAAAGGGATCTGTCTCCTGGTTCCTGCTCTTCATATTAAAAATAGAGTTACTCCTGAAAAAGTCGTTCTTACAAAAGATGAAGAATTGCTTAATCAATTAGAACCTGACATCCGAACAGCGTTTCAAACACTTATGGTTCATCAGGACAAGAAGCATCTAAAATTCTTTTTAGAAGAAATTCAGCCTGGGAGATTGTTAGCAAATAGAGATTTCTTACTGTCCAACTGGCGTGAACATGGATATTTTTTCACTGAAGAACCGTTTTCGAATGGAGATTCTTTTCCTCAGCCTGCACTCATTATTTCTGGCAAACAAGACTCGATATGCAGTTATCGAGAACCATTTATGTTGCTCGAAAAATTCCAGCATGCTTCCTTCATCATCTTAGATCAGGCAGGTCATATGCTTCAGATTGAAAAAAGAGAGATGGTGCAAGAGCTGGTCAAAGAGTGGCTCTTTCGTGTAAATGAATATACAAACAATCAACCAGGGAAAAATACCAAGACAGCTGAGCAATAA
- a CDS encoding ATP-binding protein, translating into MNTEVSLFGYMLQMRSHLLANKITEIHQLRNHSPEPDRKEIIEWRSKLFQHLGFALSEDYEKAQAEIQDWADFQEQKVPHEYSLTYYLNSVFYSRKLILCVLENEIKDNTVSPAALLEILKVIDPLLDHATSSLTNNYTKNTYSTETDEDLIITLEELKDFKFALNEATIFAVTDQNNTISYVNDHFCKISKYSRDELIGKNHGEIFKSGYHTEEYLNNILHSIQQGKVWKGEICNKAKDGTLYWVDTTIIPYLNFDGKTYKHISIQYDITEQKKTEEMLLKSEKLSLVGELAAGLAHEIRNPLTTIKGLVQVLQETTEDKKVVYSDIILTEIDRINYIVSEFMVLAKPHAIYFTECSLTDILKKVIYLLEAEANLKNVVIINDFNDEDVILYGEKNQLTQVFVNLLKNAMEALPNGGIIRVSTSLVKDKVRISIEDNGVGMTEEQVKKIGEPFYTTKATGTGLGLMVSYKIIQNHKGSISVKSELNKGTTFDITFPLIENNAMNTYSTTNK; encoded by the coding sequence GTGAACACAGAGGTAAGTTTGTTCGGTTATATGCTGCAGATGCGAAGTCATCTGTTAGCGAACAAAATAACTGAGATCCATCAGCTAAGGAATCATTCACCTGAACCAGACAGGAAAGAAATTATTGAATGGCGCAGCAAGCTCTTCCAACACCTCGGGTTTGCTTTAAGTGAAGACTATGAAAAAGCACAAGCAGAAATTCAGGATTGGGCAGACTTTCAGGAGCAAAAGGTTCCGCATGAATACTCGTTAACGTATTATTTAAACTCTGTTTTTTATTCCCGTAAACTCATCTTGTGCGTATTAGAAAATGAAATTAAAGATAATACCGTATCACCAGCTGCTCTTCTTGAAATCTTAAAGGTTATTGATCCGTTATTAGATCATGCAACAAGTTCGTTAACTAATAACTACACAAAAAATACTTATAGCACCGAAACCGATGAAGACTTGATTATTACGTTAGAAGAGTTGAAGGATTTTAAATTCGCATTAAATGAGGCAACGATTTTCGCGGTAACCGACCAGAACAACACGATTTCCTATGTGAATGACCATTTTTGCAAAATCTCGAAATACTCTCGGGACGAATTAATAGGAAAAAATCATGGGGAAATCTTTAAGTCTGGCTATCATACCGAAGAATATCTTAATAACATTTTGCACTCCATCCAACAGGGTAAAGTATGGAAAGGCGAAATCTGCAACAAAGCAAAAGACGGGACTCTATATTGGGTTGATACGACCATTATTCCATATTTAAATTTCGATGGTAAGACATATAAACACATCTCAATCCAATATGACATAACTGAACAAAAGAAAACGGAAGAAATGCTTCTCAAATCAGAAAAGCTATCTCTGGTGGGTGAATTGGCAGCAGGTCTTGCCCATGAGATCCGAAACCCCCTCACTACAATAAAAGGGTTAGTTCAAGTCCTCCAGGAAACGACTGAGGATAAGAAAGTTGTTTATTCTGATATCATTCTTACAGAAATAGACCGGATCAACTATATCGTCAGTGAATTTATGGTGTTGGCAAAACCGCATGCGATTTATTTTACGGAGTGCAGTTTAACCGACATTCTGAAGAAAGTCATCTATTTGCTAGAAGCAGAAGCAAATTTAAAAAATGTCGTAATCATAAATGACTTTAATGATGAAGATGTAATTTTATACGGAGAAAAGAACCAGCTTACTCAAGTTTTTGTTAACTTGTTAAAAAATGCGATGGAAGCATTGCCGAACGGCGGTATCATTCGCGTTTCTACTTCTCTAGTCAAAGACAAAGTCAGAATATCAATCGAGGATAACGGCGTGGGCATGACTGAAGAACAAGTGAAGAAAATCGGTGAGCCGTTCTATACGACAAAAGCAACCGGTACAGGCTTAGGACTGATGGTCAGCTACAAAATCATACAGAATCATAAAGGCAGCATCTCTGTTAAAAGTGAACTCAACAAAGGCACAACCTTCGATATCACTTTTCCGCTAATTGAAAACAACGCTATGAATACATACAGCACTACTAATAAGTAA
- a CDS encoding ATP-binding cassette domain-containing protein: protein MSIVLQVKNLQKKFGEREILKDISFEVRHGEKIGLVGWNGSGKTTLVNMLMGSVEHDKGSITTWPSNLKKGYLPQSTDYTLNVENELTNSAEELFQTSKRLGLHKDIIEREEFQYLSGGERLKLSIAKIWANHPEFLILDEPTNHLDFQGITWLTEEVCRYAGAALIISHDRRFLDQTVKKIFEIEDGKLTVFEGNYSAYRAEKSRRYEQQKRDYEKQQRKVAMIEQQVSTLKNFAEKAHRQAGKGGSLSENRQMGLKQFERAKAKKKDNQVNPS, encoded by the coding sequence ATGTCTATCGTATTACAAGTAAAGAACCTGCAGAAGAAATTTGGAGAACGAGAAATATTAAAAGATATAAGTTTTGAAGTCCGGCATGGTGAGAAAATCGGTCTTGTCGGCTGGAACGGAAGTGGAAAAACAACGCTTGTGAATATGCTGATGGGAAGCGTGGAACACGATAAGGGATCGATCACAACGTGGCCGTCAAACTTGAAAAAGGGCTATCTGCCGCAATCGACTGATTATACGCTGAATGTGGAAAACGAATTAACAAATTCAGCGGAAGAACTGTTTCAAACAAGTAAAAGGCTTGGTCTTCATAAAGACATTATTGAAAGAGAAGAGTTTCAGTATCTAAGCGGAGGAGAGAGGTTGAAATTATCGATCGCGAAGATTTGGGCAAACCATCCAGAGTTCTTGATTCTAGATGAGCCTACCAATCATCTGGACTTTCAGGGGATCACTTGGCTGACAGAAGAGGTATGCCGTTATGCTGGAGCAGCTCTCATCATTTCGCACGACCGCCGTTTTCTGGATCAGACAGTGAAAAAAATCTTTGAGATCGAAGACGGAAAGCTGACCGTGTTTGAAGGAAACTATTCCGCATACCGTGCAGAGAAAAGTCGCCGGTATGAACAGCAGAAACGTGATTATGAGAAGCAGCAGCGAAAGGTTGCGATGATCGAACAGCAGGTCAGCACGTTAAAGAATTTTGCTGAAAAAGCACACAGACAAGCGGGAAAAGGCGGTTCTCTATCTGAAAATAGGCAGATGGGTCTCAAACAGTTTGAACGGGCAAAAGCGAAGAAAAAGGATAACCAAGTGAATCCAAGTTAA
- a CDS encoding ATP-binding cassette domain-containing protein: protein MELSQKGVDKPKEETDVFFHFDAAGKRGKRLIEARGLTKQFGDNLLFEKSHFYIKHGERIGLIGSNGAGKTTFIKMLLGEEPLSKGSIWKSESMKIAYLSQDVSDLPEEKNVYQYLKLDERNQITKARTIFSNMGIDDVKLTKPISHMSLGERTRVKLVEMILQDYDVLILDEPTNHLDLPSREQLEETLNEFNGTLIIVSHDRFFVERLCDKLLIIEDKRINRYEMGLREYEEKRAEKNTAHDQNLVEELALVENKITELLGKISFCKTGTDEYSQVDQDLKNYMERKRQLKLKL, encoded by the coding sequence TTGGAGTTGTCCCAAAAGGGTGTTGATAAACCAAAAGAAGAGACAGACGTGTTCTTTCATTTCGATGCTGCGGGAAAAAGAGGAAAGAGATTGATTGAAGCTCGCGGGTTAACAAAGCAGTTCGGCGACAATCTTTTATTCGAAAAAAGTCACTTTTACATTAAGCATGGTGAAAGGATTGGTCTGATCGGTTCAAACGGAGCGGGGAAGACGACATTTATTAAAATGTTGCTTGGAGAAGAGCCGTTATCGAAAGGGTCCATCTGGAAAAGTGAATCGATGAAAATTGCCTATTTGTCGCAGGATGTCAGTGATCTTCCTGAAGAAAAGAACGTCTATCAATATTTAAAGTTGGATGAACGGAATCAGATCACAAAGGCACGAACCATCTTTTCCAATATGGGGATTGATGATGTGAAACTAACAAAACCCATCTCTCACATGAGTTTAGGGGAGCGCACACGTGTGAAGCTTGTGGAGATGATTCTTCAAGACTATGATGTTCTTATTCTTGATGAACCAACCAATCATCTCGATCTGCCGAGCAGAGAACAGCTCGAGGAAACACTGAATGAGTTTAATGGAACCTTGATCATCGTTTCTCATGACAGATTTTTCGTTGAGAGGCTTTGCGATAAACTGCTAATTATTGAGGATAAGCGTATTAATCGTTATGAGATGGGATTAAGGGAATATGAAGAAAAGAGGGCAGAGAAAAACACAGCGCATGATCAAAATTTGGTCGAAGAACTTGCCCTGGTAGAAAATAAAATTACAGAATTGCTCGGTAAGATCAGTTTCTGTAAAACTGGTACGGATGAGTATTCGCAAGTCGATCAGGACTTGAAAAATTATATGGAAAGAAAGAGACAGCTGAAATTAAAGCTATAA
- a CDS encoding bile acid:sodium symporter family protein gives MSFLEKVSKAAGSTFAVWVILFAILAFFIPGGFTWIAPHIALLLGIIMFGMGLTLSLDDFKAVFQAPKSVIIGVLAQYTIMPLLAFGLALLFRLEPEVAVGVILVGCCPGGTASNVMTFLAKGNTALSVAVTSVSTLLAPILTPALTLVFASKWLAVSAGDLLLSIVQIVLVPIVLGIVVKVLFRKQVEKSIAVLPLISVVGIVAVASAVVAVNAGKIAETGLLIFSIVVLHNVLGLLLGFFLAKMLKLNFADQKAISIEVGMQNSGLGAALAVAHFSPLAAVPSAIFSVWHNISGPLLATWWGKKEEEQRDKLQDPDLEKSKVI, from the coding sequence ATGAGTTTTTTAGAAAAGGTAAGTAAAGCAGCTGGCAGCACATTTGCAGTTTGGGTGATTCTGTTCGCCATTTTAGCATTTTTTATTCCAGGAGGATTCACATGGATAGCTCCCCACATCGCCCTGTTACTCGGAATTATCATGTTCGGAATGGGCCTTACTCTGTCGCTGGACGATTTCAAGGCTGTATTCCAGGCTCCGAAAAGCGTGATTATTGGAGTGCTCGCACAATATACGATCATGCCGCTCTTAGCTTTTGGACTGGCTTTACTTTTCCGTCTGGAGCCAGAAGTGGCAGTAGGCGTCATCTTAGTTGGCTGTTGTCCTGGCGGAACGGCATCCAATGTGATGACGTTCTTAGCTAAAGGAAATACAGCGCTATCTGTTGCGGTAACATCTGTATCAACATTGTTAGCTCCGATCCTAACTCCTGCTCTAACGCTGGTGTTTGCGAGTAAGTGGCTTGCTGTATCTGCAGGAGATCTGCTTTTATCTATCGTACAAATTGTGCTGGTTCCAATCGTTTTAGGAATTGTGGTTAAAGTTTTATTCCGCAAGCAGGTTGAAAAGAGCATTGCCGTATTGCCGCTTATTTCTGTGGTTGGAATTGTAGCGGTTGCGTCTGCGGTTGTAGCTGTTAATGCAGGAAAAATCGCTGAAACAGGACTGCTAATCTTTTCAATCGTAGTCCTTCATAATGTTTTAGGTCTTTTATTAGGCTTTTTCTTAGCAAAAATGCTAAAGCTTAACTTTGCCGATCAAAAGGCGATCTCGATAGAAGTAGGTATGCAAAACTCAGGGCTGGGTGCCGCCCTTGCAGTTGCTCACTTTTCGCCGCTGGCTGCTGTACCGAGTGCTATTTTCAGTGTATGGCATAACATTTCAGGTCCGCTGCTTGCGACGTGGTGGGGGAAAAAAGAGGAAGAACAAAGAGATAAGTTACAGGATCCAGATCTAGAAAAATCTAAAGTTATTTAA
- a CDS encoding ammonium transporter, translating into MEEIIFSLNSVWLVLGALLVILMQGGFILLEAGSTRMKNAGHISGKTVFTFGLASIVFWAVGYGFIFGGNSNFFIGLSDFFYSGEQTGDMPYSTAAFFLFQLAFAGISLTIAFGGFAERAKLSAYLVFAILFSVLVYPVVAHWIWGGGWLAEHGKQDFAGSTVVHLTGAMAAFAATILLKPRIGKFNKNGTVNNIFGHNQVYTALGVIVLWVGWFGFNGGSTFVVDDGFFGFVALNTNIAAGAGAVAALIISWIVLGKSDIPTILNGALAGLVAITASCAFVETWASVVIGFVAGILVFYSVKFFDKLKVDDPIYALSVHGAAGVWGTLSTGLFATPELASVGQPGLFYGGGFSQLGVQAMGVSVSAIYAFAVSFAILYIMKKVMKGLRVSEEEEIIGLDVSEHGNYGYPEAFIANEEKNRIAN; encoded by the coding sequence ATGGAAGAAATCATATTTTCTTTAAACAGTGTCTGGTTAGTACTTGGTGCACTGCTCGTTATTTTGATGCAAGGTGGCTTTATTTTACTTGAAGCAGGTTCGACTAGAATGAAAAATGCAGGTCACATTTCCGGGAAAACGGTCTTTACGTTTGGATTGGCGTCGATCGTGTTCTGGGCAGTAGGTTACGGTTTTATCTTTGGCGGAAACTCAAATTTCTTTATTGGTTTATCTGACTTTTTCTATTCAGGTGAACAAACAGGTGACATGCCTTATTCGACAGCAGCATTCTTCCTTTTTCAGCTAGCTTTTGCAGGCATCTCATTAACCATTGCGTTCGGCGGTTTTGCCGAGCGTGCAAAGTTATCCGCATATCTCGTATTCGCAATACTCTTTTCGGTTCTTGTTTATCCGGTGGTTGCACATTGGATCTGGGGTGGCGGATGGCTAGCTGAACACGGGAAGCAGGATTTCGCGGGATCGACAGTTGTTCACTTAACAGGTGCGATGGCTGCGTTCGCTGCAACGATTTTACTAAAACCGAGAATCGGTAAGTTCAATAAAAACGGGACAGTTAATAACATCTTCGGTCACAATCAAGTCTATACGGCGCTGGGAGTTATCGTATTATGGGTCGGCTGGTTTGGATTTAACGGCGGCAGCACGTTTGTAGTAGATGATGGTTTTTTTGGATTCGTAGCACTTAACACAAATATTGCCGCTGGTGCCGGAGCGGTGGCCGCTCTCATTATTTCATGGATAGTTCTTGGGAAATCAGATATACCAACGATTTTAAACGGTGCACTAGCTGGTCTTGTTGCTATTACGGCATCTTGCGCTTTCGTTGAAACGTGGGCATCGGTTGTAATCGGCTTTGTGGCAGGGATCTTAGTATTCTATAGTGTAAAGTTCTTCGATAAATTAAAAGTAGATGATCCAATTTACGCATTGTCTGTTCATGGTGCAGCAGGAGTTTGGGGCACGTTATCAACGGGTCTTTTTGCAACACCGGAACTCGCATCAGTTGGTCAGCCTGGATTATTTTATGGAGGAGGATTCTCTCAGCTTGGTGTGCAGGCTATGGGTGTTTCTGTATCAGCAATCTACGCTTTCGCCGTCTCATTCGCTATTTTATATATCATGAAAAAAGTTATGAAGGGATTGCGAGTAAGTGAGGAAGAAGAAATCATCGGTCTGGACGTAAGTGAGCACGGCAACTACGGATATCCAGAAGCGTTTATTGCAAATGAAGAAAAGAATAGAATTGCAAATTAA
- a CDS encoding DUF294 nucleotidyltransferase-like domain-containing protein, which translates to MSYMKIKQWRDSEIEKQESSYDLNAFHDLIMKQVFEAVLKKVKEEAGSPPCQYAWFVMGSAGRFEQAIISDQDHGIVYEEESEESGRYFKNLGKELAFGLNEAGYPYCDGNVMSSNPVWCRSKVSWNDQLAKWLNEESFDSIRYLLIFYDARVLEGEQEYILHLKKHIHDAIKEKPDLLERFLENTIHTKKAVGFFQQFLPETHGSHAGSIDIKQSGFLPYVNAVRLLALKESVKAASTLSRIEALSQLPKYGRELQDYKSGFEKLLHYRHMYHKKMTESYDDIHYLDVKELNKNERKELKQILKDGQKLQDYTQSVIKGMMRR; encoded by the coding sequence ATGTCATATATGAAAATCAAACAATGGCGTGACAGTGAAATTGAAAAACAAGAAAGTTCATATGATCTAAATGCGTTTCACGATTTAATCATGAAGCAGGTTTTTGAAGCGGTTCTGAAAAAAGTGAAAGAAGAAGCAGGGTCTCCGCCATGTCAGTATGCCTGGTTTGTGATGGGTAGTGCAGGGAGATTTGAACAGGCAATCATCAGTGATCAGGATCACGGAATCGTTTATGAAGAAGAGAGCGAGGAGAGTGGCCGGTACTTTAAAAACCTTGGGAAAGAATTAGCCTTTGGGTTGAATGAAGCTGGCTATCCGTATTGTGATGGAAATGTGATGAGTTCAAATCCGGTTTGGTGCCGATCGAAAGTGAGCTGGAATGACCAGCTTGCAAAATGGCTGAATGAAGAAAGCTTTGACAGCATTCGTTATTTGCTGATCTTTTATGATGCGAGGGTGCTTGAAGGGGAGCAAGAATATATCCTTCACTTGAAAAAACACATACACGACGCCATCAAGGAAAAACCAGATCTGTTAGAACGTTTTTTAGAAAATACGATCCATACTAAAAAGGCAGTTGGTTTCTTTCAGCAGTTTTTACCGGAAACCCATGGTTCGCATGCAGGGAGCATTGATATCAAACAATCTGGATTCCTGCCTTATGTGAATGCTGTTCGATTATTAGCTCTGAAAGAAAGTGTTAAGGCAGCTTCGACGCTGTCGAGGATTGAAGCATTATCCCAGCTTCCGAAATACGGCCGCGAGCTGCAAGATTATAAAAGTGGTTTTGAGAAGCTGCTTCATTACAGGCATATGTATCATAAGAAAATGACGGAAAGTTATGATGATATTCATTATCTAGATGTTAAAGAATTAAACAAAAATGAAAGAAAAGAACTAAAACAGATTCTAAAAGATGGACAGAAACTGCAGGATTATACACAGTCAGTCATCAAAGGAATGATGAGAAGGTGA
- a CDS encoding exonuclease domain-containing protein, with product MRINPLIQLMKQMQGKINSSVYASMQGQSSAQQIAFLRQLQKEVKVEESLEVPLNELNVVVFDLETTGFFPDQGNEILSIGAVKVKGGKVRYEECFYSLAQCNAELTPEIKQLTGLKEEDFEGAPELSKVLIDFYEFVKGDVLVAHHASHEKSFLQHFNWKLFRTHFRHRIVDTSFILKIAEPDSNMIRLEDCCEHCGISVVDRHHALGDAKMTAELWSVYVDRIQEQQGCKTLRDVYEKLSK from the coding sequence GTGAGAATCAATCCGCTCATACAGTTAATGAAACAGATGCAAGGCAAGATCAATTCGAGTGTTTATGCGTCGATGCAAGGGCAGTCTAGTGCGCAGCAAATCGCTTTTTTAAGACAATTGCAAAAAGAAGTGAAAGTAGAAGAAAGTCTTGAGGTTCCGCTGAACGAACTGAATGTAGTCGTATTCGATCTGGAAACAACCGGGTTCTTTCCTGATCAAGGAAATGAGATTCTTTCGATTGGTGCTGTAAAAGTAAAAGGTGGAAAAGTACGCTATGAAGAGTGTTTCTATTCATTAGCCCAATGCAATGCTGAACTGACCCCTGAGATCAAACAGCTGACAGGACTAAAGGAAGAAGATTTTGAAGGAGCTCCAGAATTATCAAAAGTACTTATCGACTTTTATGAGTTTGTAAAAGGCGACGTCCTCGTGGCGCACCATGCGAGCCATGAAAAAAGTTTTCTGCAGCATTTCAACTGGAAGCTTTTCAGGACCCATTTCAGACACAGAATCGTGGATACTTCATTTATATTGAAAATTGCAGAACCAGATTCAAATATGATCCGTCTGGAAGATTGCTGTGAACATTGCGGGATTTCTGTGGTCGACCGACATCATGCATTAGGAGATGCGAAGATGACTGCTGAACTTTGGAGTGTATATGTGGATAGGATTCAAGAGCAGCAGGGTTGTAAAACGCTGCGTGATGTATATGAAAAGCTTTCAAAATAA
- a CDS encoding MerR family transcriptional regulator, whose product MSVDKTSYKDKKVMSIGIISELTGLSERKIRYYEERKLIFPERTGRGTRKYSFSDVEILMEIANQIEDGVQTFEIKKEMTKRQQREERNKMIRGQINAQFNIRN is encoded by the coding sequence ATGTCTGTTGATAAAACTTCTTATAAAGACAAAAAAGTCATGTCTATCGGTATCATCAGTGAGCTGACAGGTTTGTCAGAGCGGAAGATTCGATATTACGAAGAAAGAAAGCTTATCTTTCCTGAGCGCACAGGACGCGGGACTCGAAAGTATTCCTTCTCTGACGTGGAAATATTGATGGAGATTGCAAACCAGATAGAAGACGGTGTACAAACCTTTGAGATTAAAAAGGAAATGACGAAAAGACAACAGCGAGAAGAACGGAACAAGATGATCCGTGGACAGATCAACGCCCAGTTTAATATAAGGAATTAA